In Mauremys mutica isolate MM-2020 ecotype Southern unplaced genomic scaffold, ASM2049712v1 001173F_np12_obj, whole genome shotgun sequence, the DNA window cttctctggcgtagaattcttcaccaactgcacaacagatcagtggcgatagtgaggtacaactcccccaactatgatcttttatttctttaatctggtgccacaaatttaaattagggactaaattcaggtgcggcttagaatccctgtaagacaccaaatgtcaggtctctattaaaaatagttatatttctgcagctatagcacattcaacacaggatttcattttctacacatttgcagcatctcccagggggaGCTGAACGAAAATGTCGCTTCCATTTTCCCATCcctacctagatagggattgcatttcccaaataataggcaacatgcacctgattaggaaggagatctcttcaggagtgacctcctgcagggcctgggccacaactgctttgggagcccaatgcatgggtattttgcttagttccaagtcatttaggagggaatcctcttcccagccctttagaaaaaatattgacctaaccaactgaacaacagggggactgggaaagtgatggggaataagggaatccctctgacttacgcTATCTTCCTCtgctgttacagagggtgaaatgacattttcccctaaccctgtcctgttcctgctcttggttatagttcaatatatttgaagtgaggaaaatggtagcaaaaatatctgctctgcagcacaacctgaagcaacagcagagcaactgggactgaaacaatttgttcccaaaggggggaacttgatgactaagaattgctttgaaatgggggaacagtataaccatgatgctcagggtttgtttaggtcaggtcacggggaaagctaatgccaacccctgcacctgggctgcaactgctctacaactataattgtctttttacaccaagatcactaacttgagcagccaacgccatgtgcagccctagtggatgtcaggcacaggtagttttcgCCTCAGGgtaccccacctggagctgatgaacattcctggcaggagggacacacactcctgtgactcaaaaggaaagcagttgatagaaaagatcatgggactgaccccaaagaagggtgagctgcaaaaggcagaagcaggcaattcATCTGGTGgacctgagagaccacagtgaagatggtgcacagatcactatgtgagaattagcaaatgtgatttttttttaatcttttcccagccctaatcaaggcatttgtAACAGTTCTCCAATGTGGATTTTGCGATGTCTAATAAgatgtgagctctttttgaagcttttcccacactcagagcatgtgtagggcgtctctcttCTGCAgagtctctgatgtgagataaaGTGTgaacgctgactgaagcttttcccgcactaagagcatccataaggtttctcacccgtatggattctccgatgtgtgctcagggcagagctgtgattaaagcttttcccgcactcagcgcatgtgtagggcttctctcctgtgtggattcgctgatgcgTGATCAGgtgtgagctccgattgaagcttttcccacactcaaagcatccataaggtttctcacccatgtggattctccggtgtctgctcagggcagagctctgattaaAGCTTTTTCCGcagtcagagcatgtgtagggcgtctctcccgtgtggagtctctgatgtgagataaggtgTGAACGCTGACcgaagctttccccgcactcagagcatccataaggtttctcacccgtgtggattctcctatgtgtgctcagggcagagctccgattaaagcttttcccgcactcagagcatccataaggtttctgaCCCGTGTGGATTCTGCTGTGTGCGCTCAGGGTAGAGctgtgattaaagcttttcccgcactcagcacaTGTGTAGgtcatctctcctgtgtgggttctacgatgtgtgataaggtttgaatgccgactgaagcttttcccgcactcagcgcatgtgtagggcgtctctcctgtgtggattctatgatgtacgagaaggtctgagctccgactgaagcttttcccacactcatggcatgtgtagcattTCCCTTCCAAGTGGATTCTGTTGcgggttataaggtctgagtggctactgaagttttcctctggcctctgctgaatctcacaggcttttgctttttctgggagtgcacaactcccataaacattccct includes these proteins:
- the LOC123357889 gene encoding zinc finger protein 675-like; this encodes MASSRNWAIQLVAATSPQQGTGREETTVGECGGDGRIPPPGFPAFSHNPMRSSEQRQVTQGKLQAQGDKNIPKKTPHGGEKPYRCGESGKSFTHSSELTTHLRIHTGEKHYRVPRRTLSGRSKGNVYGSCALPEKAKACEIQQRPEENFSSHSDLITRNRIHLEGKCYTCHECGKSFSRSSDLLVHHRIHTGETPYTCAECGKSFSRHSNLITHRRTHTGEMTYTCAECGKSFNHSSTLSAHSRIHTGQKPYGCSECGKSFNRSSALSTHRRIHTGEKPYGCSECGESFGQ